The Dyella sp. 2HG41-7 sequence AATACTGTGCGTTTTCGTACGCCTTCAACCGATACAGATTGTTGAAGACATCCTGCTCGACGTAATAGCCGCTGGCACCGTTCGGAAAGCCGCCAATCGCCGGCACGCCGAGGCTCGGCGAGATCGGCACATTCGGCGTGTTGGTCTGGTCATAACCCCACGAATAGCCCGGGCCCGACGACGCGGAGCCTGCGTTGAAGGCACCATAGATCACATTATCGATACCGCCTGTGATCGTGTGGCTGCCCAGCGTGTACGTAAGGCTCAGACGCAGATTGCTGCTGTGGTAGTTCGGATTGCTGAGCTGGCTAATGGTTTGCGAGCCATTGTTTGGCACGCCGCCGTTGTAAGCAGGATTCTGATTGACCGCGCCGCTGATGTACGGATCATTCGCGTCGTAATCTTGCGGGATGGCATAACCGAACGTCTTCATCTTGCCGTACATAGCCGTGAAGGTGAGGCTATCGGTGATGTAACTGGTGAACTTGCCCGACCAGAATTCGCCGCCGGTCTTTGTGTTTTCCTGGAAACCGCGGAATGCGCCGTCGCTGAGGCTTGCGTAGTTGTAGTTGTAGATCGAACCGCTCTGCTCTTGCTTGCTCGATGCGGTAGTCAGTTCAAGCAGATTCTTGTCGCTGATGTTCCAGTTGATCTTGACGTAGTACTTAGGCAAGCGCGTCGTGGTGTGATCCGATGTGCCGGGAGGACCCTGATTACCAGACGTTCCCGAAGAAACCGGATTGACGCTATAGGTACCCTGCGTGCTCGATTCGGCCGACGCGAAGAAGAACAACTTGTCCTTGATAATCGGGCCGCCGACATACAGGTCGTACACGGATTGCCACTGTGTATCCTTGTTGTTGGGCTGAAACAGATTGCCCGCGACCGGCGTCGGCGGCAGACCGTTGGCGTAATACGTGTTGATCTGGCTGTCACGCAGACCAGATGGCGCGTATTCGTACTGCGCGCCAAAATGCCATTCGTTGGTGCCGCTCTTGCCGACCATGTTCAACACGCCGCCGTCGGAACGACCGTACTGCGCGCTATAGCCGCCGGTGTAAACCTCTTCCTGATCGATCGAACCGTACGGCAAGGTGATGCCGCCCGCGCCGCCATTGGGATCGGTCGTGTTGAAACCGTTGATGTAGTACGCGTTCTCCGGCGCGGCTGCGCCGCCGAAGCTGATCAGCGGATTGCCGGTCGTGCTCTTGGCGCCGGCCGCGTTGCTGACCGTGCCCGGCGCAAGCAGCGCAGCGGCTTCGGCCGAACGCGGCAGCGGCAATGCCGCCAACTGCTGCGACGTCACCACCGTGCGCGAGTCGACCGAACTGACGTCGATCGGCGGCGTTGCATTGGCCGACACCGACACGCCCGCCAACTGCTTCGCCGAGACGGCGCTGGCGAACGATACGTTTTCGCCGATGCCGACTTTCAACGTGATGTTGTCGCGCGTCTGCACCGCCGTACCGTTTTGCAGCAAGGTCACCGAATACGTGCCGATCGGCAACTGCGTCGCGTTGTAACGGCCGGCGCTATCCACGCCTACGGTGCGCGAGACGCCCGTATTGCTGCGAATTTGAATGGTCGCGCCGCTCGGTGCGGACACCTGACCGTAGATGCTACTGGTGGTCGACTGGCCGTATGCGCCCGCCGACACCAACAACGTGGCCATCACGGCGACAAGACGCTTTCGTTGCGATAGTAGGTTGCGCGTTGCAGTCGACGTGTTGGTGCTCGTCGTGCCGTGCGCTATGGCGTCGCGCTTGGATTTCTTTGCATACATCAGGAACAACCCTCCCATGTGGTAATGCCGCATCACTTGGAGACGCTCTCCCGTGTGCGCGTGTTGTGGTATCCGGCCGAAAGCTCCCCTTACGACGCGGATTTGGTTTTTTGTCTACAACTCCGTGCCACCATCACTGTGACGATCCGACTTGCGCACCCAACGCCGGACGTATGCGTTGAACGTGCACGGTCGGAAGCAGCGACTCCACGACGCTGCTTTCTGCAAAACCCGTTTCTTCCGATTGCGCGTTGGCGACACCGCACGCGACGGCCATGCGCAATGCCTGCGCCAAACTCATATGCCGCTGAAGGGCGACCGCCGTGCCAGCGAGAAAACAATCGCCCGATCCCACCGCATTGCGCACGTGCTCGGGACTGAGCTGCGCATGCCATACACCTGCGTCCCCGGCGGCGACGGCGCCCAATTCGCCCATCGTGACAACCGGCATGGCGATACCGCGCTCGCGCAGCGCTATCGCCGCCGCTTCGGCGGCTTGCATGTCGATGACTGGATTGCCGACCAGATCGCTGACTTCGTCGCGATTGGGTTTCACCAAGTACGGCTTCGCGTCGATGGCATGACGCAACGCTGCGCCGCTCGCATCGACCAAACAGCGCTTGCCGCGGCTGTTTACGTAATCGACTAGTTCGGCGTAGGTCGTATCGGGCAAACCGCGCGGCAGGCTGCCGGAGAGAATCACCAGCTCGCTGTTTTCGACGCTCTGCCGAAATGCCGCAAGCAGCGCTTCGCCTTCGGCTTCGCTCAATTGGGGCCCCTGCCCCAAGATCTCCGTCATGCGCCCACTTTTCTCTTTCAGCGCGAAGCACTGCCGCAACTCGCTGCCGACCATCACGCCCTGGAAAGCGACGCCGCGCTCGCGCATGCGACGCGCGATGAAATCCCGATGCGTCGCATCGACCAAACCGATCAGTTGAACTTTCTCGCCGAGCGCCGCAATGGTTTGCGCGACATGCACGCCTTTGCCGCCCGGATAAACCTTTTCTTCGCGCACGCGATGCACGTCGCCGGGCGTCAACGTATCGATATGGATCAAGCGATCGATAGCGGTGTTGAAGCCGGCGACGGTGATCATGGCGTCTCCGTCAGCAAAGCCGATGCTTCGCTTGCCGTCGCTTGCGCCGTCGTACCGCCGACACCGCGCGTAGAAAGACTGCCGCACGCACTGCCCCAGCGCATGCAATCGACCCAGGGCAGCTTGCGCAGCCAGGCGTGCAGAAAGCCGGCGTCGAAGGAATCGCCCGCGCCGGTGGTATCGATGGCATCGACGGGATACGCCGGCACATTGAGCCACTGCCCTTCGTACAAGCTGGTGCAGCCTTGGCGTCCGCGTTTTGCGACGGTGCGCGTGCGGCCGTTTTGCACGCTGGTCAGTGCATCGTGAAGCTCACTGCGCCCCGTAATGGCGAGCAATTCATCTTCGTTGGGCAAAAAGACGTCGACGTGCTTCAGAACGTCGAGCAGATCTTCGCCCCAGGTTTGCGTCGGGTCGAAACCCGGATCGAGCGAGGTGGTGAGCCCGGCCGCGCTCGCGCGCGCAAACAAATCGCGAATGCCCGGACGCAAGCCTTGTTGCAGGTAGTACGACGAGACGTGCAAGTGATGCGCGTTCTTCAGCCACTCGTCTTTGATGTCTTCCGCGCGCAACTCCGACATCGCGCCGGCGAACGTCACCAGCGCGCGATCCTGCGGCGTCGACAACGACGCCGTGACGCCGGTGCGCAACGCGTGATCGGGATGCAACGTCGAAACATCGATACCCGCATCGCGCAGCGCGTCCAAGCAAAACGCGCCCGACGCGTCCGCGCCAAGACACCCATGGAACGCGACGCGATTGCCCAGGCGCGCTAATCCCATCGCGCAAATCATCGAGGAGCTGCCGGGCGTCATCACAAAGTCGTCGGCCAACACTTCCTTGCCCGGCGTGGGCAAGGCGTGACAACCCTTGAAGACGAAATCAACGTTGATTTCGCCGACCACCAGAATGCGTACAGGCTGCTCGTGCGATGTCATGGCGTCGCTCCGTGCAACGCGAAATCTTCGACCACGCGCGTGAGCACGCCTTCGGAAGGCGTATCGGGCTTGCCGCCGAGTTCCAGGCAGCGGAAAAACGCCAGCAATTGCGCGGCCACAACACCGGACAACACGGCAGGCACGTCCGCGTTCGATGCGGAAAGCGTCGTATCGATGGTCACATCGCCCGGCGACAACACATCCGCCGGAATGTCGTTACCGACGATCAACTTCGCCATGCCCAACTGCTTGCGCGACAACTCACGCAGCAGATCGCACTCGAAACGACGCACCGCCGGATCGGGCGACAGTATCGCGACCGTTACCGTGTGCGGATGAATAAACGACATCGGTCCGTGGCGCAGACCGAGAAACGTTTCGGCCATGGTGACGACTTTGCCGCCCGTCATCTCCAGCATTTTCAACGCGCCTTCGCGCGCCGCGCCGAACGCTGCGCCACTACCCAGATAAACGATCGATCGCACATCGCGCTGCGCCAACGCAGCGATCGCGTCGCCGTGCTTGTCGAAGATGTGTTGCGCATTCGCCGCTGCCACGTCGATCGCGTTCGCGGTCAGCGCGGAGCGCGTGTCGTGCAGCACGCCCAGACCACCCACCAGCAAATTGGTGAAGCTGCTGGTCATCACCAGGCTGCGATCGTTGGTGCGCTCGTCCAGCACCACGGCGGTCACGCGCGGTTCGTGGCGATACTGCGTCGCGAGCTTGCCGTCGGCGTTGCAGGTGATCACCAAATGCCGCCACGCGGGCGCATCGGCCAGCAAGCTGTTGACGATCGCCGCGCTCTCGGGGCTATCGCCCGAACGCGCGATCGATATCAGCAAGCCCGGCCCTTGCGGCAATACGCTGCGCCAATGCGTCAGCAAGGTGCCTGCGGCGATGGCCTGCACGGGAATGCCCAGCCCCTGCTGCAGCAAGGGCGCCAGACATTCGCCGATATAGATGGAACTGCCCGACCCGGTGAGCACGATATGCGCAGGCCGCGGGTCCAGCGCCTTCGCCAGCCGTTGCTGCGCTACTGTGCTCTGCAGAAGATCGAACGTGTCCCGCCAGGTGGCCGGCTGCTGCAGGATCTCGCGCAGCGTGTCCGCATAGCCCGCCGCGTGCTGCTCATCGACCGGGCGGTCCCGGAGATCGCTCAGCATGTCTTTTTCTTTCGTTTTCTTATGAAGTCTTGACATTTTGCTCAATTCGCTCGAATCTGAAATCATTCGATGACGCCTCCAGAGTATTCGAAATGAAAGACTCGTTACAACACCTTTCGAAAACTTCCGAAAAGTTTTCCAAGCTTTCCCTCTCCCACGGCAAGCGAACCCGGCTGTGGCGCTTGATGTATGGGTCCGGCCCCCGCAACGGCAGCATGCTCGTGCTGCCGCTGGACCAGGGGCTAGAACACGGCCCGACCGACTTCTTCCCCCACCCGCCCGCCGTCGACCCGGAATATCAGTTCCGGCTTGCGGTGGAAGGCAATTTCTCCGCCATCGCCCTGGGTGTGGGCCTGGCCGAGAAATATATGGGCGACTGGTGCGGGCAAATTCCGCTGATCCTCAAGCTCAACGGCAAAACCAATATCCCAAGCGATGCAGAGGCCACGTCGCCGCTGTTCGCCTCGGTGGAAGACGCCGTGCGTCTTGGCGCGGATGCCGTCGGTTACACCATGTACGTCGGCACGCCGCGCCAGCATGACGAAATCCGCCAGTTCGAAAAGGTGCGACAGGACTGCGAACGCTTCGGCATGCCGCTGGTGATGTGGTCGTATCCGCGCGGCGCCGCCATCGACGCCAAAGGCGGCAAAGGCAGCTTGTTTGCGCAGGATTACGCCGCGCGCGTCGCGTTGGAGTTCGGTGCAGACATCGTGAAACTGCACGAACCCGACGACAGCACCGCCAATGCACCCAAGCCCTACAACACGCTGCAAGAAGACGCCTCCGCCCGCACGCAACGCGTCGTGCGCTCGGCGGGACGCACCATGGTGTTGTTCTCCGGCGGCGAAAAGAACGACGACGACGCAGCCGTGCTGCGCAAGGTGGAGTTCTACATGGCGTCCGGCGCAACCGGCGTGATGTTCGGCCGAAATATGTGGCTGCGTCCGCTCGATCAGGCGATCGCGCTGGTCAAGCAGGTGCATCAGATCATGGCGAAATACCCGCGCTGACGCGCGACCCGAATCCGCGCGACTGCATGGCTAACCCCTTCCCATGCAGCTTGGCGCGGCGCCTCTCCCTCCCCGGTGGGATGCTCTGCGACATCCCTCACCCGACCGGGGAGGGGGTTGAGGCGATAAGCTCTTGATATCCAGCCCATGCATCAACGAGCTTGTTCTGTTCTTCTGAAAATCAGAAAGCGATGCCACACCAAAAACGCAAACCTAGCGCGCCAGCCTGGTCCTTCCGCACGCAAACCCGCGGAGGATGCTTCTGTTGCGCACCGCCTCGTGGCGCTGGCATCGTTCAAATGGGCAACGGCAAGAATCCACTACAAACGGCGCCCGATCGCAGCAAGAGCGAGCTGCGCCTGAAGGATTTCAAACCGCGCAGCATGCTTCGCGTGGAAAAAAACCGCATCGAGCGTCCGCGCTTTCCGGTGATCGATGCGCACACGCATCTGACGTGGTCGAGCAAAGTGCGCAACGGTGTATCGGTCGGCGAAGAAATCGTCGTCTTCGCCAAACCCGAAGATCTGTTGCCGGTGATGGATCGCAAAGGCATTCGCACGCTGGTCAATCTCACCGGCGGCGTGGGCAAAGGTCTGGAACAGAGCATCGCGCTGTTCGACAAAGTGGCGCCGGGACGTTTTATCACGCTCACCGAACCTTCGTTCGAACATTTTCCCGAAGCGAATTTTCCGCAGCTGCAGGCCGACGCCATCGCGCATGCGCATCGTGTCGGCGCGCGTGGACTGAAACTGCTCAAAACGCTGGGGCTTTACTTGCGCGAACAGCTCGATAGCGGACCGCTCGTTCCGGTGGACGACCGCCGCTTCGATCCGATGTGGGAAGCCTGCGCCGCGCACAATATGCCGGTGTTTATGCACGTGTCCGATCCGGAAGCGTTTTTCCTGCCCACGGACGAACATAACGAGCGCTACGAGGAACTGAGCAATCACCCGGATTGGTCGTTCTACGGCCCCGAATTTCCCAGCAACGAAGAGTTGCTCGCCGCGCGCGATCGAGTGATTGCGCGCCATCCCAACACCACCTTCGCACTGATGCACGTGGGCAATTGGGCGGAAAATCTCGACGCCGTGGCCGATTGCCTGGACCGTTTCCCCAACACTTTGGTCGATATCAGCGCACGCATCGGCGAGCTTGGCCGACAGCCGCGTACCGCCCAGCGCTTTTTCGACCGATATCAGGACCGCATCCTGTTCGGCACCGATGCGGTGCCCTCGCCCTATGGCGACGACGTCCCGCAACAGCTGTTCGGCGACGAGCTCTACGAGATCTATTACCGCTTCCTCGAAACGGAGGACGAATACTTCGACTACGCCCCCGCCGAGGTCCCTCCGCAAGGGCGCTGGTCCATCTACGGCCTGGGTCTGACAGACACGGTTCTTCGCAAGATATACCATGACAACGCTGCCAGACTCCTAGGCCTAAGCTAGTCATGAATGAAATCCGCGCTGCCGCCCCCTCGCAACGTTTGCTGGTTGAGGAGCGCCGGCGCCTCATCGTCGAGCACATCGAATCCAACGGCCGCGCCACCGTGGAAGAGCTGGCCGCTCGCTTCGGCACCTCCACCGTCACCATCCGCAACGATCTGGAAGCGCTGGCCCGCGTCGGCGCCATCGCGCGTTCGCACGGCGGCGCCTTGCCCGCCACGCAAGCCGTCACCAACGATATTCCGCTGAATATCAAGGAGACGCGCTCGCATCCGCAGAAGCTGCGCATCGGCCAGGCCGCCGCCAAGCTCATCAACGACGGCGACACCATCATTCTCGATTCCGGTTCCACCACCGCGGAAATTGCGCGGCAGATCCGGCAGATGAAGTTCGACTCGCTCACCGTCGTCACCAACGCGTTGAATATCGCGCTGGAGCTTTCGGGCCTGCCTAATATCCGCGTGATGATGCTTGGTGGCTTGCTCCGTCAGACGTCGTATTCGCTGGTCGGACCGGATGCCGAACAGGCGCTTTCGCGTATTTCCGCCGATAAATTATTTCTAGGCGTCGACGGTCTCGACCCCGACGTCGGCGTCACCACGCCTGACCCGCTCGAAGCCTCGCTCAATGCGCTGATGATTCGCGTCTCGCGCGAAACCATCGCCGTGTTCGACGCCAGCAAGCTGGGACAGCGCAGTTTGTCCGTGATTACGCCGGTGCAGACGTTAAATACGGTGATTACCGATAGCAGCGCGGCGCCGGATATGTTGGATGCGCTGCGCAATGCGGGTGTGAAGGTGATGCAGGTTTGAGGACCCCGTCTCGCACGCCTAAACGGACGCTGCGCTCTTTTAATCGCACCATTCCCTTACAGCTCCCTACTACCGTACGTCATTCCGGCGAAGGCCGGAATCCAGTACAAACGTGCTGTGCGAAGCACACAACATAAAGAAGCTTGAATGTGCTTCGCACGGTTTATTTGGACTGGATTCCGGCCTTCGCCGGAATGACACTTCGTAACGGAGAAGCATCCCTATGGATGGGAAGCAGCCCTGTGTCTACGTACTTGCAAGCCGTAGAAATGGAACGCTGTACATTGGCGTTACAAGCAATTTGATCAAACGCATATGGCAGCACAAGAACGATTTCGTCGAAGGATTCACGAATCGACACGACGTGCATACCTTGGTTTGGTACGAGCTTCACGCGACCATGGAATCCGCCATCACACGCGAAAAACAACTCAAGGAATGGAAGCGCTTTTGGAAAATCCGCCTAATCGAAGCGGTGAATCCAGATTGGATTGATTTCTACCCTACGTTGCTATGCCAATGACTTGGCAACGTAGAAGGCAGGAAATCTCACACAAGCTGTGCCCTTTCAAGCGCAGAAATATACCGCTCCAAGCGCGGGCCCAAATAACAATGCGATCCACAAGGTAACAACCCCACTTCGCGAAACTCGCGCAAATACCAAGACGGCGCGCGCAGCTGCAGTTCGTGATGATCGCCATCCACGTCGTCGCGATTGGTAAACACTTCCAGAAACGCGACGCCCTCAAGCATCTCGCCGATGCCAACCAATCCCGCGCGAATCTCGGCAGGCTTGAGGTAATGCAAAACATCCGTGCACACGATCACATCGAAGCGCGTGTCGAATCGCAGTTCGGCCAATTGACCAAAACTTGCCAATCCGATATTGCGGCTGCGCCCGAAACGACGCACTGCGTATTCGCTGGCATCCAATCCGCGGTAATGAACATCCGGGCGCAATGCACGCAACGGCGCGCGCCAAACGCCTTCGCCGCATCCCACATCGAGCACGTTGCGGATGGGTCTGCCCAGGTAATACTCCGCCTGCGCCACGACCATCGCGACCTTGCGCTTCAACGTCGCCGCGGACCGCACGGCGTGCTTCGGATCGCGGTACCACTTGTCGAAATAGGCTTGGTCGTAAGTTTTGCGCATGCTAGAGCTCCT is a genomic window containing:
- a CDS encoding TonB-dependent receptor, producing MGGLFLMYAKKSKRDAIAHGTTSTNTSTATRNLLSQRKRLVAVMATLLVSAGAYGQSTTSSIYGQVSAPSGATIQIRSNTGVSRTVGVDSAGRYNATQLPIGTYSVTLLQNGTAVQTRDNITLKVGIGENVSFASAVSAKQLAGVSVSANATPPIDVSSVDSRTVVTSQQLAALPLPRSAEAAALLAPGTVSNAAGAKSTTGNPLISFGGAAAPENAYYINGFNTTDPNGGAGGITLPYGSIDQEEVYTGGYSAQYGRSDGGVLNMVGKSGTNEWHFGAQYEYAPSGLRDSQINTYYANGLPPTPVAGNLFQPNNKDTQWQSVYDLYVGGPIIKDKLFFFASAESSTQGTYSVNPVSSGTSGNQGPPGTSDHTTTRLPKYYVKINWNISDKNLLELTTASSKQEQSGSIYNYNYASLSDGAFRGFQENTKTGGEFWSGKFTSYITDSLTFTAMYGKMKTFGYAIPQDYDANDPYISGAVNQNPAYNGGVPNNGSQTISQLSNPNYHSSNLRLSLTYTLGSHTITGGIDNVIYGAFNAGSASSGPGYSWGYDQTNTPNVPISPSLGVPAIGGFPNGASGYYVEQDVFNNLYRLKAYENAQYLEDQWQVSDRWLVSIGVRNDTYVNKINAEQTPYIRQTTPSWQPRVGFSWDVNGDGTFKVYGNAGRYNLGTPLVSGNAANGYTSTQQYFTYSGIAPNGAPTGLTQVSAPVSADGAYGQLPDPRSVTAVSLKSQEQDEYILGFTKAAGDKWIYGSKFTRRLLRHDIDDYCDTATVAAVAAQQGIVDANQATCYYINPGEANTFAVQDPTGAFHNVTLSNAQMRFPHMVRSYYSLESFLEHPFDGTWYGKVDYLFSRSYGNTEGQSETDIMSSGGTQNTDWDFPQLMYFANGPQGNDHTHQIKAFGYYQLTPEWQVSANLLLVSGGPKYCLGLYGPDQSDPVGYGSLYAWCNGQPNPPGTNGRLPWMKELDLGVRYRPAFADHKLAFSLDVFNVTNSQVALNRVWEYNSNDTGTPNPLYGTAELLQQPRYVRFGVTYDY
- a CDS encoding 1-phosphofructokinase family hexose kinase, with the translated sequence MITVAGFNTAIDRLIHIDTLTPGDVHRVREEKVYPGGKGVHVAQTIAALGEKVQLIGLVDATHRDFIARRMRERGVAFQGVMVGSELRQCFALKEKSGRMTEILGQGPQLSEAEGEALLAAFRQSVENSELVILSGSLPRGLPDTTYAELVDYVNSRGKRCLVDASGAALRHAIDAKPYLVKPNRDEVSDLVGNPVIDMQAAEAAAIALRERGIAMPVVTMGELGAVAAGDAGVWHAQLSPEHVRNAVGSGDCFLAGTAVALQRHMSLAQALRMAVACGVANAQSEETGFAESSVVESLLPTVHVQRIRPALGAQVGSSQ
- a CDS encoding carbohydrate kinase family protein, which translates into the protein MTSHEQPVRILVVGEINVDFVFKGCHALPTPGKEVLADDFVMTPGSSSMICAMGLARLGNRVAFHGCLGADASGAFCLDALRDAGIDVSTLHPDHALRTGVTASLSTPQDRALVTFAGAMSELRAEDIKDEWLKNAHHLHVSSYYLQQGLRPGIRDLFARASAAGLTTSLDPGFDPTQTWGEDLLDVLKHVDVFLPNEDELLAITGRSELHDALTSVQNGRTRTVAKRGRQGCTSLYEGQWLNVPAYPVDAIDTTGAGDSFDAGFLHAWLRKLPWVDCMRWGSACGSLSTRGVGGTTAQATASEASALLTETP
- a CDS encoding tagatose-6-phosphate ketose isomerase gives rise to the protein MLSDLRDRPVDEQHAAGYADTLREILQQPATWRDTFDLLQSTVAQQRLAKALDPRPAHIVLTGSGSSIYIGECLAPLLQQGLGIPVQAIAAGTLLTHWRSVLPQGPGLLISIARSGDSPESAAIVNSLLADAPAWRHLVITCNADGKLATQYRHEPRVTAVVLDERTNDRSLVMTSSFTNLLVGGLGVLHDTRSALTANAIDVAAANAQHIFDKHGDAIAALAQRDVRSIVYLGSGAAFGAAREGALKMLEMTGGKVVTMAETFLGLRHGPMSFIHPHTVTVAILSPDPAVRRFECDLLRELSRKQLGMAKLIVGNDIPADVLSPGDVTIDTTLSASNADVPAVLSGVVAAQLLAFFRCLELGGKPDTPSEGVLTRVVEDFALHGATP
- a CDS encoding fructose-bisphosphate aldolase, which encodes MLVLPLDQGLEHGPTDFFPHPPAVDPEYQFRLAVEGNFSAIALGVGLAEKYMGDWCGQIPLILKLNGKTNIPSDAEATSPLFASVEDAVRLGADAVGYTMYVGTPRQHDEIRQFEKVRQDCERFGMPLVMWSYPRGAAIDAKGGKGSLFAQDYAARVALEFGADIVKLHEPDDSTANAPKPYNTLQEDASARTQRVVRSAGRTMVLFSGGEKNDDDAAVLRKVEFYMASGATGVMFGRNMWLRPLDQAIALVKQVHQIMAKYPR
- a CDS encoding amidohydrolase family protein, encoding MGNGKNPLQTAPDRSKSELRLKDFKPRSMLRVEKNRIERPRFPVIDAHTHLTWSSKVRNGVSVGEEIVVFAKPEDLLPVMDRKGIRTLVNLTGGVGKGLEQSIALFDKVAPGRFITLTEPSFEHFPEANFPQLQADAIAHAHRVGARGLKLLKTLGLYLREQLDSGPLVPVDDRRFDPMWEACAAHNMPVFMHVSDPEAFFLPTDEHNERYEELSNHPDWSFYGPEFPSNEELLAARDRVIARHPNTTFALMHVGNWAENLDAVADCLDRFPNTLVDISARIGELGRQPRTAQRFFDRYQDRILFGTDAVPSPYGDDVPQQLFGDELYEIYYRFLETEDEYFDYAPAEVPPQGRWSIYGLGLTDTVLRKIYHDNAARLLGLS
- the agaR gene encoding transcriptional repressor AgaR; translated protein: MNEIRAAAPSQRLLVEERRRLIVEHIESNGRATVEELAARFGTSTVTIRNDLEALARVGAIARSHGGALPATQAVTNDIPLNIKETRSHPQKLRIGQAAAKLINDGDTIILDSGSTTAEIARQIRQMKFDSLTVVTNALNIALELSGLPNIRVMMLGGLLRQTSYSLVGPDAEQALSRISADKLFLGVDGLDPDVGVTTPDPLEASLNALMIRVSRETIAVFDASKLGQRSLSVITPVQTLNTVITDSSAAPDMLDALRNAGVKVMQV
- a CDS encoding GIY-YIG nuclease family protein; amino-acid sequence: MDGKQPCVYVLASRRNGTLYIGVTSNLIKRIWQHKNDFVEGFTNRHDVHTLVWYELHATMESAITREKQLKEWKRFWKIRLIEAVNPDWIDFYPTLLCQ
- a CDS encoding class I SAM-dependent methyltransferase → MRKTYDQAYFDKWYRDPKHAVRSAATLKRKVAMVVAQAEYYLGRPIRNVLDVGCGEGVWRAPLRALRPDVHYRGLDASEYAVRRFGRSRNIGLASFGQLAELRFDTRFDVIVCTDVLHYLKPAEIRAGLVGIGEMLEGVAFLEVFTNRDDVDGDHHELQLRAPSWYLREFREVGLLPCGSHCYLGPRLERYISALERAQLV